Below is a genomic region from Ruania alba.
CCCATCTCGGTGAACAGCTGCCACAATGGTGCCAGCCGCGCGTTCTCGGCATCGGCCTCCGCAGCGTTGCCTGCCAGCGCCGGGCGTGCCAGTCGTACCGCCACCTCGGGCACGGTGCCGGCGATCACCGAGTACCAGGCGTCGCACCCGGCGGCGAGCCCGGCCGTGGCGAACGGGTCGCCGGAGACGCCGATGGTGACGTCCTCACTCACCGCACCACGGATCGTCGCGACGTGCTCACGCGCCGCCGCCGGCTCGGTCGGTACCCCGGGAATCTTGATCGACACCACCCCTGGCACGCGTGCCACCCGCGCATACAGCTCTTGCGTGAAGGTGATGTGTGTCGTTCCCGGGTTGTCGTAGACGATCACCGGCGCCGGGCTGTGCGCCGCAACCGTCTCCACGAGCCCAATCACGTCGTCATCGGTGAGCGGGTGGTAGGACATCGCGGGCAGCAGCACTGCCGCGGCACCTGCCTCCACGGCGTCATCGACATGCTCCAGCACGTGCGAGGTCCGCAACGATCCGACGCCGACGATCACCGGGACGCCGTCGGCATGCTCCACGGTCACCCGGGCCACCCGCGCCCGTTCGGCGCGGCTCAGATAGGGGTACACGCCGGTCGACCCCAGCGCGCCGATCGAGTCGACGCCCGACGCCGCCACCCGAGCGACCTGGGCAGCGAACGCGCGCTCGTCCACGGCGTCGTCACGCATCGGGGTGAGGGGAAACGCGCTCAGTCCTGTGCAGGCGATGTGGTGGCCTCCTTGTCTCCCAGCCACTTTATCCGGGCTGCACTGATGGTCGATGGCGGTGGGATTGCCGGAGTCTGGCTGGCTCCGTCATGTCTTCCCATCTTGTTCTCAGATCCCGTAGCATCTATCCTATAGGAAAGAGGCTCAACGAAGAGAGGCGTCAACGTCGTGAGTGACACCAGCACTGCAGCACTGAGCAGGGCCGTCAGCCAGATCCCGGGTGGGGAGTGGTTCACCGGTGCGGGATTCGGCGTCTTCATCCACTGGGACCACGCCAGTCAGCAGGGCCTGGAGATCTCCTGGCCGCTGGTGGGTGGCGCGGGGATCCCGACCACGTCTGTGCCCGAGCAACACGTCTCCGTCGAGAAGTACCAGTCCAGCGCGGCCACTTTTGACCCCACAGAGTGGGACGCCCCGGCACTCGCACGGCTGCTTCGCGAGGCCGGTGCTACGTATGCGGTCTTCACCGCGCGCCACCACGCTGGGTATGCGATGTTCCGCTCGGCTCACTCGGACTTCTCAGTCGCGAGCACCCCGTCAGGCCGGGACCTGACTCGGGAGTACGTGGATGCCATGCGCGCCGAGGGGATCCGGGTGGGTCTGTACTACTCCCTCTCCGACTGGAATCACCCCGACTACCCGGCCTTCACGGACGCCGACAGGCCGTATCCGGGTGAGCACTGGAGCGTGCGTGACGGCGTCGAGGTGAACACGCGCCCGGGAACGAAAGAGCACCGGCGCGCCGATCACGCTGCGTGGCAGCGTTACCGCGACTATCTCCGTGGCCAGCTGACCGAGCTGCTCACCGACTACGGGCAGATCGACCTGCTCTGGTTCGACGGTCAGTGGGAGCGAACGATCGCCGAGTGGCAGTCCGAGGATCTGCGCGCACTGATCAAGTCGCTGCAACCGAACGTGGTGATCAACGATCGGCTCCTCGGCCAAGGCGACTATGCCACGCCCGAGCAGGCGTACCCGCTGGTGCCGCCGGACGGGCCCTGGGAGCTGTGCCAGACGATCGGGGACTACTGGGCGTGGCGCCCGGACGACGTGCGGAACAAGAGCGCCCGCAGGCTGATCGCCGAACTGTGCGATGTGGCCGGCCGCGGCGGCAATCTCCTGCTGAACATCGGTCCGCGCGGCGACGGCTCGCTGAACCCGGACCAGACGACGTTGCTGGAGCAGATCGGCGCCTGGATGTCTCAGCACGCCGAGTCCGTGATCGGAGTGGCCCCGACCCAGGCGGTGGACTTCCACGGTCCGACGACGACCCGACCCGGACGCCTGTACCTGCATCTGGTCATGCAACCGGTCGGCGAGTTCGCGGTCCGCGGTATCCCGATCGGGCGGGTGCAGCGCGTCTACCGACTCGCCGACGGACTCGAGCTCGAGCACGACTACCACCTCGGCCCCGATGCCGACCCCGATCGCGATCTCGGCGAACTCCGCATCGCCGCTCCCGACAGCCCGTCCGGCGTCCTCGACGTGATCGCGATCGATCTGCGCTGACTGTCCCACCCTGCTGCACTGACGAAGGAGTCTCCCGTGCCACTGAATCGCTCGAACCGAACCCGCGCTGCCCTCGCCTCGACCTCGGCTGCGGCCATGCTCGCCCTCGCCGCATGTTCCGGCGGCGGTTCCCAGACCCCCGACGACGGTCCGCTCACCATGTATACCTGGGTCAGCGGCGAGTCCGACCAAGCCCAGTGGGACTCGTTCATCGCGGGCGCCCAGGAGGTGGACCCGGACCTCGAGATCACTGTCGAAGGCCCCAGCTTCACCGACTACTGGACGAAGGTGAAGACCCGTCTTTCCGGGGACAACCCGCCCTGCATCCTCACCACGCAGGCGGCACGAGCGCAGGAGCTCGAGGCCCTGCTCATGCCCCTGGACGACCTGATTGCCGAGCAAGATCTCGACACCGATGCCATCGACGCGTCGATGCTGCAGGGGATGACCGTAGATGGAAGCGTCCGGGCTATCCCGTACGACGCCGAGCCGATCGTCCTGTACTACAACCAGGACACGTTCACCGAGGCCGGCCTCGACCTGCCGACTACGACCTACACGCGCGAGCAGTTCCTCGACGACGCCCGTGCGCTCACCGATGGTGAGGATTATGCCCTTGCCATCACGCCAGGGATCTTCATCCCGAACGCGTGGGCACTGGCCGACGGCGTCCCTGCGGTCACTGAGGACGGTGAGCTGGCGCTGACGGATCCGGAGTTCGTGGCTCAGATGCAGAGCTACTACGACCTCGTGGCCGTCGAGCAGGTC
It encodes:
- a CDS encoding dihydrodipicolinate synthase family protein, whose translation is MACTGLSAFPLTPMRDDAVDERAFAAQVARVAASGVDSIGALGSTGVYPYLSRAERARVARVTVEHADGVPVIVGVGSLRTSHVLEHVDDAVEAGAAAVLLPAMSYHPLTDDDVIGLVETVAAHSPAPVIVYDNPGTTHITFTQELYARVARVPGVVSIKIPGVPTEPAAAREHVATIRGAVSEDVTIGVSGDPFATAGLAAGCDAWYSVIAGTVPEVAVRLARPALAGNAAEADAENARLAPLWQLFTEMGGSIRVIAAIAELLGIAEQPCLPLPIRGLDGEQRRRVAAVLETLDHAAEPDRDE
- a CDS encoding alpha-L-fucosidase; this translates as MSDTSTAALSRAVSQIPGGEWFTGAGFGVFIHWDHASQQGLEISWPLVGGAGIPTTSVPEQHVSVEKYQSSAATFDPTEWDAPALARLLREAGATYAVFTARHHAGYAMFRSAHSDFSVASTPSGRDLTREYVDAMRAEGIRVGLYYSLSDWNHPDYPAFTDADRPYPGEHWSVRDGVEVNTRPGTKEHRRADHAAWQRYRDYLRGQLTELLTDYGQIDLLWFDGQWERTIAEWQSEDLRALIKSLQPNVVINDRLLGQGDYATPEQAYPLVPPDGPWELCQTIGDYWAWRPDDVRNKSARRLIAELCDVAGRGGNLLLNIGPRGDGSLNPDQTTLLEQIGAWMSQHAESVIGVAPTQAVDFHGPTTTRPGRLYLHLVMQPVGEFAVRGIPIGRVQRVYRLADGLELEHDYHLGPDADPDRDLGELRIAAPDSPSGVLDVIAIDLR
- a CDS encoding ABC transporter substrate-binding protein, which gives rise to MPLNRSNRTRAALASTSAAAMLALAACSGGGSQTPDDGPLTMYTWVSGESDQAQWDSFIAGAQEVDPDLEITVEGPSFTDYWTKVKTRLSGDNPPCILTTQAARAQELEALLMPLDDLIAEQDLDTDAIDASMLQGMTVDGSVRAIPYDAEPIVLYYNQDTFTEAGLDLPTTTYTREQFLDDARALTDGEDYALAITPGIFIPNAWALADGVPAVTEDGELALTDPEFVAQMQSYYDLVAVEQVARAPEASDSGELAQQAFINGEVDMLIEGPWMYGTFAESAEFEMGLTIVPSTSGEATAMTAGSGFGIASNCDRPEEAFEAIVALTSQGVQETQAAERGIVPARIDALPAWQEGKAEGAGDVIAALLGNATAQLTTPTWNQVETLTTQYATQGYRGEMTAAEIMELISNSAASAAG